The following are encoded together in the uncultured Sphaerochaeta sp. genome:
- a CDS encoding FmdB family zinc ribbon protein, with the protein MPSYEYECQLCKARVELVQSLDKHEPPAVCPSCNMEHTMRRVNKPSSFHGEHDGQPAEVEQVDEKE; encoded by the coding sequence ATGCCTTCGTATGAATATGAGTGCCAGCTTTGCAAGGCACGGGTTGAATTGGTCCAGTCCCTGGATAAGCATGAGCCTCCTGCAGTCTGCCCTTCCTGTAATATGGAACATACCATGAGGCGGGTGAATAAGCCCTCTTCATTCCATGGCGAACATGACGGGCAACCTGCTGAAGTTGAGCAGGTAGACGAGAAGGAGTAG
- a CDS encoding acyl-CoA dehydratase activase-related protein: MKIGLDVGSTTMKCVVLDDMMQILHTDYRRHYSQIAETACTMLTDIKEICAGHPTKFALSGSAGMGLAQNLGLPFVQEVYATRIAITRFLPHTDVVIELGGEDAKILFLSQNMEVRMNGTCAGGTGSFIDQMASLLHVDQQELNELAKRAKQSYSIASRCGVFAKSDIQPLVNQGAEKSDISLSVLQSVVNQSIGGLAQGRPIKGQVVYLGGPLTFLSELRKSFDKTLGLEGICPEYSLYYVALGTALSADEQDIVLEELLYNLEYYDTGKNFTSILPLFENPAAYEAFKDRHAKATLTKIDPTNYAGPAFLGVDAGSTTIKACVIDPEGRLLYSRYEANNGNPVQAIKEFLGNFYTTYPHISIEKSCSTGYGEHLLQNAFAFEYSLVETMAHYKSAQTFQKDVDFIIDIGGQDIKCFKIKDGTIDDIFLNEACSSGCGSFLQTFSNALGYSPQEAAALAIKAKNPVDLGSRCTVFMNSSVKQAQKDGASVSDIFAGLAISVVKNALYKVIRSTDPAMLGKHIVVQGGTFLNDAVLRSFETELGSEVIRIHEAGLMGAYGCALHARDLHHKVPQQKTTLSLTQLEHFTHRTKTTYCKGCTNNCLLTINIFDEGRKLVSGNKCDRIVSPDTFISHPEQLNIYAFKQQYISHLKAKKGKRGKIGLPLQLNFYEQLPFWHTFFSHLGFEVVVSSPSTRETYLKGQSTISSDTICYPAKLMHGHIKDLLEKQVPAIFYPCSSYNIDEEKGDNHFNCPVVAYYPEVLRHNISELEDGSVTFISDYLSLADRAFLPKRMHQVLSQYYPVKKQEIKAAVKAGYARLDAYQKAIREQGNLIIVQARKRNWPIMVLAGRPYHTDAEVNHGIDGLLLQCSCAVISEDAISHLVEKQPRKVLNQWTYHARMYDAARYVTGQDDMQLIQLVSFGCGLDAVTSDEIRDILRETDKIYTQIKIDEIANLGAVKIRIRSLLAALQEAKEQR; encoded by the coding sequence ATGAAGATCGGCTTGGATGTTGGTTCCACGACCATGAAATGTGTCGTGCTTGATGATATGATGCAGATACTGCATACGGATTATAGGCGTCACTATTCTCAGATAGCTGAGACAGCATGTACCATGCTTACCGATATCAAGGAAATCTGTGCAGGACACCCTACCAAGTTTGCACTTTCTGGGTCAGCAGGCATGGGGCTTGCCCAGAACCTGGGCCTCCCCTTTGTCCAAGAAGTATACGCAACCAGGATAGCAATAACGAGATTCCTCCCCCACACCGATGTTGTCATCGAACTCGGGGGTGAAGATGCAAAGATCCTGTTTCTTTCCCAGAACATGGAAGTCAGGATGAATGGGACCTGTGCCGGTGGCACGGGTTCCTTTATTGACCAGATGGCAAGTTTGTTGCATGTCGACCAACAGGAACTGAATGAACTTGCAAAACGAGCAAAGCAAAGCTATTCCATCGCATCCAGATGTGGTGTATTTGCCAAGAGTGACATACAGCCCTTGGTTAATCAGGGAGCAGAGAAGAGTGATATTTCGCTCTCTGTGCTCCAATCAGTCGTGAACCAGAGTATCGGTGGACTGGCTCAAGGTCGCCCCATCAAAGGCCAAGTAGTCTACCTTGGGGGACCTCTTACATTCCTCAGTGAGTTAAGAAAGTCGTTCGACAAGACCCTTGGCCTTGAGGGTATTTGTCCCGAGTACTCCCTTTACTACGTAGCTCTGGGAACAGCACTCAGTGCTGACGAACAGGATATTGTGCTGGAAGAGTTGCTTTACAACCTTGAATATTATGATACTGGAAAAAATTTTACTTCTATTCTTCCCCTATTTGAGAACCCAGCAGCTTATGAAGCATTCAAGGACCGTCATGCAAAGGCAACATTAACCAAAATTGATCCGACAAATTATGCTGGTCCGGCATTTCTGGGTGTGGATGCAGGATCCACTACCATCAAGGCCTGCGTCATCGACCCTGAGGGAAGACTGTTGTACAGCCGATATGAGGCAAACAATGGCAATCCAGTACAGGCCATCAAGGAGTTCCTGGGAAATTTCTATACAACCTATCCCCATATATCGATTGAAAAATCGTGTTCCACAGGATATGGCGAGCATCTACTGCAGAATGCCTTTGCTTTTGAGTACTCCCTTGTGGAAACCATGGCCCACTATAAGAGTGCACAGACCTTCCAGAAAGATGTCGATTTCATCATTGACATCGGTGGGCAGGATATCAAGTGCTTCAAGATTAAGGATGGCACCATCGATGATATCTTTCTCAACGAAGCATGTTCATCCGGCTGTGGTTCCTTCCTGCAGACATTTTCCAATGCACTTGGTTATTCTCCTCAGGAAGCAGCAGCACTTGCCATTAAGGCAAAGAATCCTGTCGACCTGGGTTCCCGTTGCACAGTGTTCATGAACAGTTCAGTCAAACAGGCACAGAAGGATGGGGCAAGTGTTTCCGATATCTTTGCAGGATTGGCCATCAGCGTCGTTAAGAATGCATTGTATAAAGTAATACGCTCCACCGACCCTGCAATGTTAGGCAAGCATATCGTCGTGCAGGGAGGAACATTCCTGAATGATGCAGTGCTCCGTTCCTTCGAGACGGAGCTGGGAAGCGAGGTTATCAGAATACATGAAGCAGGACTTATGGGAGCATATGGCTGCGCCTTGCATGCCCGTGACCTGCACCACAAAGTTCCACAGCAAAAAACTACGCTCTCTCTCACGCAACTGGAACACTTTACCCATCGTACCAAGACCACCTATTGCAAAGGATGCACCAACAACTGTTTATTGACGATCAATATCTTTGATGAAGGTCGTAAACTGGTAAGCGGAAATAAATGTGATCGTATCGTCAGCCCTGATACATTCATAAGCCACCCGGAGCAGCTGAACATCTATGCCTTCAAGCAACAATATATCTCGCATCTGAAAGCAAAGAAGGGGAAACGGGGAAAGATTGGATTGCCATTGCAACTCAATTTCTATGAACAGTTGCCTTTCTGGCATACCTTCTTCTCCCACCTGGGCTTTGAGGTCGTGGTCTCATCCCCATCCACGAGGGAAACCTACCTCAAGGGACAGTCTACAATCTCCAGCGATACCATCTGCTATCCAGCAAAATTGATGCATGGACATATCAAGGATCTGCTTGAGAAACAGGTTCCTGCAATCTTCTATCCATGTTCCAGTTACAACATCGACGAAGAGAAAGGAGACAATCATTTCAACTGTCCAGTGGTAGCCTACTACCCTGAGGTGCTTCGGCATAATATCAGTGAGTTGGAAGATGGCTCAGTTACCTTCATCAGTGACTACCTCTCACTTGCTGACAGAGCATTTCTTCCAAAACGGATGCATCAGGTTCTCAGCCAGTATTACCCTGTCAAGAAACAGGAGATCAAGGCTGCAGTGAAAGCAGGGTACGCAAGACTTGATGCCTACCAGAAAGCAATCAGGGAACAGGGGAACCTCATCATTGTACAGGCACGCAAGAGAAATTGGCCGATTATGGTCCTTGCGGGTAGGCCTTATCATACAGATGCAGAGGTAAACCATGGAATCGATGGTCTTTTGCTGCAGTGCAGTTGTGCAGTCATCAGTGAGGATGCTATTTCCCATCTGGTGGAGAAGCAACCAAGAAAGGTACTCAACCAGTGGACCTACCACGCCAGGATGTATGATGCTGCCCGATATGTTACAGGACAGGATGATATGCAGTTAATTCAGCTTGTTTCCTTTGGTTGTGGACTTGATGCGGTAACCTCCGATGAAATCAGGGATATCCTTCGAGAGACTGATAAGATTTATACCCAGATCAAGATTGATGAAATTGCAAACCTCGGGGCAGTCAAAATTCGCATCCGCAGTCTGCTTGCAGCACTCCAGGAGGCCAAGGAACAGCGATGA
- a CDS encoding 6-phosphogluconolactonase, producing the protein MNIERIDATKGLEQMVRDDLLSLAQEKSGSLHIGLPGGRSASHLINAMLTLPSDSLERMHLYLIDERLEGERNEDTLREAGLQKALDQGTTLTVVSEGKTLSDEPFDRLYLGVGEDGHIASLFPGPWPNSAEAQTMVVIDSPKPPKRRVTLTYHGFLTLAREAKVYLLFLGEGKRKALDRLMSGKEDAHTLPCSFFVHPPFHGTIVTDLRENTL; encoded by the coding sequence ATGAATATTGAAAGAATTGATGCAACCAAGGGACTTGAACAGATGGTCAGGGATGACTTGCTCTCACTAGCCCAGGAAAAATCCGGCTCCTTGCACATTGGATTACCAGGTGGAAGAAGTGCCTCCCATCTCATCAATGCCATGCTCACGCTTCCAAGTGATTCACTTGAAAGAATGCACCTATACCTTATTGACGAACGCCTTGAGGGTGAACGAAATGAGGATACGCTCAGGGAAGCTGGGTTGCAGAAAGCATTGGACCAGGGGACAACACTCACTGTTGTCAGTGAAGGAAAAACTCTTTCCGATGAGCCTTTTGACCGTCTTTATCTCGGCGTAGGGGAGGATGGGCATATAGCAAGCCTCTTCCCTGGCCCCTGGCCCAATAGTGCAGAGGCTCAAACCATGGTTGTAATCGATAGTCCCAAACCACCCAAAAGGCGAGTCACACTCACCTACCATGGGTTTCTCACTCTTGCCCGAGAGGCAAAAGTGTATCTGCTCTTCCTAGGCGAGGGAAAGAGAAAGGCTCTCGATAGGTTGATGTCTGGCAAGGAGGATGCACATACTCTGCCCTGCTCCTTCTTTGTACACCCGCCATTCCATGGTACGATAGTAACAGACTTGAGGGAGAACACACTATGA
- a CDS encoding glucose-6-phosphate dehydrogenase, which produces MKRIIIQYGGTGDLALKKLYPAYEHLMEKGDVFEVLALGRRFTTRDEFLSEIIRKYAPSSFTDNLDYLYYDMSDTDAVTILSTRLKSMCDECDEVEFIYYLALQPSLYEIAIEQIQQVDNQLDCICSLTKKIVVEKPFGFDLESAQRYNDILEKAFTDEEIFRIDHYLGKEFMQNLLLMRFHNDIIRRIWDNRTIESIEIIFDETHGVDQRLGFYEKIGVVRDTIQNHIMQIITYLTMSEPASLTPKDIAVEKEKVLRAISPIQEFHMGRYESLGSGSGHVVHTPTYAAFKLFVNTYYFSGIPIYVRTGKMQNEAKSLIYIKFKNATKQVMHDDSIAENAVIITIHPELTIDINMNLKMPNTSWKSKPVRFRFNQSETFGANTPEAYEQIVEKILQGDKSVFPTMQEINESWRIVEPMLQENLPVEVYPIRTLPRFALTMAKENGFTWFD; this is translated from the coding sequence ATGAAGCGAATTATCATACAATACGGCGGTACAGGCGACCTTGCCCTGAAGAAACTCTACCCAGCCTATGAACACCTCATGGAAAAGGGAGATGTTTTCGAGGTTCTCGCATTAGGAAGACGGTTTACCACCAGGGACGAGTTCCTCTCTGAGATTATCAGGAAATATGCCCCATCCTCCTTCACCGACAACCTTGATTACCTGTACTACGACATGAGTGACACGGATGCTGTTACCATACTTTCCACTCGTTTGAAATCCATGTGTGATGAATGTGATGAAGTGGAATTCATTTACTATCTTGCATTGCAGCCTTCTCTCTATGAGATTGCCATTGAACAGATCCAACAGGTGGATAACCAGCTGGATTGCATCTGTTCCCTGACGAAGAAGATTGTTGTTGAAAAACCCTTTGGATTCGACCTAGAGAGCGCCCAGCGTTACAACGATATCCTGGAGAAAGCCTTCACTGATGAGGAAATATTCCGCATTGACCATTATCTGGGTAAGGAGTTCATGCAGAACCTGCTTTTGATGCGGTTCCATAATGACATAATCAGAAGGATCTGGGACAACAGGACCATTGAGTCCATAGAGATTATTTTTGACGAGACCCATGGAGTAGATCAGCGCTTAGGATTCTATGAGAAGATTGGGGTGGTACGTGACACAATCCAGAATCATATCATGCAGATCATCACCTACTTGACGATGAGCGAGCCAGCAAGCCTAACTCCGAAGGATATCGCTGTCGAAAAGGAGAAGGTTCTCAGGGCAATATCCCCTATTCAGGAATTCCATATGGGACGATATGAATCACTGGGTTCTGGTAGTGGTCATGTGGTACATACTCCAACGTATGCTGCATTCAAGTTGTTTGTAAACACGTACTACTTTTCCGGTATTCCCATCTATGTACGAACTGGAAAGATGCAGAACGAGGCAAAAAGCTTGATATACATCAAGTTCAAGAACGCCACCAAGCAGGTAATGCATGATGATTCGATTGCAGAGAATGCGGTGATCATCACCATTCATCCAGAGCTTACCATTGACATCAACATGAATCTGAAAATGCCCAATACGAGTTGGAAATCAAAACCTGTTCGGTTCCGTTTCAACCAGAGTGAGACCTTCGGAGCAAATACCCCAGAGGCATATGAACAGATTGTGGAGAAGATCCTACAGGGAGACAAGAGTGTATTCCCCACCATGCAGGAAATCAATGAGTCATGGCGGATTGTGGAGCCGATGCTTCAGGAGAACCTTCCAGTGGAGGTTTATCCGATAAGAACCCTCCCCCGCTTCGCATTAACCATGGCGAAGGAGAACGGGTTTACCTGGTTTGATTGA
- the ileS gene encoding isoleucine--tRNA ligase yields the protein MFRPVTTKVDFPAMEENVLSFWETEDIFKKSIETRSEESEYVFYDGPPFATGLPHFGHLVPGTIKDAIPRYQTMKGKRVRRGFGWDCHGLPVEYEMEKTLGISGHSAITEYGVAKFNEQCRSIVLRYTEEWKQTINRMGRWVDWEHGYRTMDTNYMESIWWVFKTLFEKGYIYEGYNILPYSPALASPLSNFEVNLGGYQDVVDQAVTVRFAADGQENTYFLAWTTTPWTLPSNLALAFGPDIDYVKVKDKSDGNYYILGKARLDHYYKDEDTYEIVDEQKGTFYEGMRYTPLFPYFADLKEQGAFVCVMGDYVTTEDGCGIVHTAPGFGEDDYQVLKGTNIPVVCPVDLECRFTDEVPDFSGRFVKDTDKDIIAYLKEHELLVKRENYLHSYPFCYRTKKPLIYRAMSCWFVDIQKIKKHMLDANEQIYWMPEHLKYGRFGKWLEGARDWAISRNRFWGNPIPVWKCDGSEYLEVIGSREELESKCGQKVEDLHKHYVDDLTWPSPDGKGTMRRIGDVLDCWFESGSMPYAQQHYPFENKEHFENNFPADFICEGLDQTRGWFYTLTVIAAGLWEKPAFTHCITNGIVLNADGKKLSKSEKNYTDPMDMVGSYGADALRFSLMNSAVVRAEDLKFSEDNVKEAMKSLIIPLWNAYSFFVTYANIDGYEPSETAFEDLTNPMDRWITSATQRFVQTATESFDAYDIQKACASFIPFIDDLNNWYIRRSRRRFWKGENDTDKKQAYDTLYKVLMTFIKVVAPIIPFTSEEIYQNLKRGDMAQSVHLCMYPDYDESQRDWTLESQMTLTQKAIAMGRSLRASNNLKIRQPLQKLFLVDREEDEREILASMESIIAEELNVKEVHLQSDESSLVEYSAKANFKVLGKSLGKDMKEVASMIADFEGEKIASILDGTPHTISYSNGEIAISKDEIIVQRTEMEGVKVLNDGSLTVGFDTKVTQELADEGIARDIIRSVQNLRKESGFAVSDRIVLTYDGDEVIQRVFDQHGQTIAKETLSNTLRSGTLTGEGIDCNDHMVRLQVEKD from the coding sequence ATGTTTCGTCCAGTAACCACCAAAGTGGATTTTCCTGCGATGGAAGAGAACGTTCTCTCTTTCTGGGAGACAGAGGATATTTTCAAGAAATCAATCGAAACGCGGTCTGAAGAGAGTGAATATGTTTTCTACGATGGACCTCCGTTTGCGACCGGGCTTCCCCATTTTGGGCATTTGGTTCCAGGAACCATAAAGGATGCCATTCCCCGGTATCAGACCATGAAAGGCAAACGGGTCAGACGTGGTTTTGGTTGGGACTGTCATGGGCTACCAGTTGAGTATGAGATGGAGAAAACGCTGGGAATCAGCGGACACTCCGCCATTACTGAGTATGGTGTGGCCAAGTTCAACGAGCAGTGTCGTTCAATCGTTTTGCGTTACACCGAGGAGTGGAAGCAGACAATCAATCGTATGGGTCGTTGGGTTGACTGGGAGCATGGCTATCGCACCATGGACACCAACTACATGGAGTCCATCTGGTGGGTATTCAAGACACTCTTTGAGAAGGGTTATATCTATGAGGGGTACAATATCCTTCCATACAGCCCAGCCTTGGCTAGCCCTCTTTCCAATTTCGAGGTTAACCTGGGAGGCTACCAGGATGTAGTGGATCAGGCTGTCACCGTTCGATTCGCAGCTGATGGCCAGGAGAATACCTATTTCCTTGCTTGGACGACTACACCTTGGACGCTTCCAAGCAACCTTGCGCTTGCCTTCGGCCCAGACATTGATTATGTGAAGGTCAAGGATAAGAGTGATGGAAATTACTACATCCTGGGTAAAGCACGTCTTGATCATTACTACAAGGATGAGGACACCTATGAGATTGTTGATGAGCAGAAGGGTACCTTCTATGAAGGTATGCGTTATACACCCTTGTTCCCATACTTTGCAGATCTCAAGGAGCAGGGTGCCTTTGTCTGTGTAATGGGTGATTATGTAACCACCGAAGATGGTTGTGGTATTGTCCATACGGCTCCCGGTTTCGGTGAAGATGATTATCAAGTACTTAAAGGAACAAACATTCCTGTTGTTTGCCCTGTGGATTTAGAGTGCCGTTTTACCGATGAGGTACCGGACTTCTCTGGTCGTTTTGTCAAGGACACAGATAAGGATATCATTGCTTATCTGAAGGAGCATGAACTGCTGGTGAAGCGGGAGAACTACCTTCATTCGTATCCTTTCTGTTACCGTACCAAGAAGCCGTTGATCTACCGTGCCATGAGTTGCTGGTTTGTAGACATTCAGAAGATCAAGAAACACATGCTTGATGCAAATGAACAGATTTACTGGATGCCTGAACATCTTAAGTATGGCAGATTTGGCAAGTGGCTTGAAGGAGCTCGTGACTGGGCAATCAGCAGAAACCGGTTCTGGGGAAACCCGATTCCGGTCTGGAAGTGTGATGGAAGTGAATATCTTGAAGTTATTGGCAGCAGGGAAGAACTGGAGTCCAAGTGTGGGCAGAAGGTTGAAGATCTCCATAAGCATTATGTTGATGATCTGACCTGGCCAAGTCCTGACGGCAAAGGAACGATGCGTCGCATCGGAGATGTCCTTGACTGCTGGTTTGAGTCAGGTTCCATGCCCTATGCCCAGCAACATTATCCATTCGAAAATAAAGAACATTTCGAGAATAACTTCCCTGCTGACTTCATCTGTGAAGGATTGGACCAGACTCGTGGTTGGTTCTATACCTTGACGGTTATTGCAGCAGGACTCTGGGAGAAACCAGCGTTCACCCACTGTATCACCAACGGTATTGTACTCAATGCGGACGGGAAGAAGCTCAGTAAGAGCGAGAAGAATTATACTGATCCAATGGACATGGTCGGAAGCTATGGTGCTGATGCCCTGCGCTTCTCATTAATGAATAGTGCAGTTGTCCGTGCTGAGGATTTGAAGTTCAGCGAGGATAATGTAAAAGAAGCCATGAAGTCCCTGATTATTCCTCTCTGGAATGCTTACTCATTCTTCGTTACCTATGCAAATATTGACGGGTACGAGCCATCAGAAACAGCATTTGAGGATCTTACGAACCCGATGGACCGCTGGATAACCAGTGCAACACAACGGTTTGTCCAGACTGCCACCGAATCATTTGATGCCTATGATATCCAGAAGGCATGTGCCTCTTTCATTCCGTTCATTGATGACCTGAACAATTGGTACATCCGCCGAAGCCGAAGACGTTTCTGGAAGGGTGAGAACGATACGGATAAGAAGCAGGCGTATGATACCCTCTACAAGGTACTGATGACTTTCATCAAGGTTGTTGCACCGATCATCCCCTTTACAAGTGAGGAGATTTACCAGAACTTGAAACGGGGAGATATGGCACAGAGTGTGCATCTCTGTATGTATCCTGACTATGATGAGAGCCAGAGGGATTGGACCCTGGAAAGCCAGATGACCCTGACCCAGAAAGCTATTGCCATGGGTCGCTCTCTGAGAGCTTCCAACAACCTGAAGATTCGCCAACCTTTGCAGAAGTTATTCCTCGTCGACCGGGAAGAGGATGAACGGGAAATTCTGGCAAGCATGGAGTCAATCATTGCAGAGGAGCTGAATGTCAAGGAAGTACATCTGCAATCTGATGAGTCCTCCCTTGTGGAGTATAGTGCAAAGGCCAACTTCAAGGTTCTGGGAAAATCCCTGGGCAAGGATATGAAGGAAGTTGCATCCATGATTGCTGATTTCGAAGGAGAGAAGATTGCTTCCATCCTTGACGGCACACCACACACAATCTCTTACAGCAACGGCGAGATTGCAATCTCCAAGGATGAAATCATTGTTCAGAGGACTGAGATGGAAGGTGTAAAGGTACTGAATGATGGATCACTTACTGTAGGCTTTGACACCAAGGTTACCCAGGAACTCGCAGATGAGGGAATTGCACGTGATATCATTCGCTCTGTGCAGAACCTCAGAAAAGAAAGTGGGTTTGCCGTATCTGACCGGATTGTACTGACCTACGATGGTGATGAGGTTATCCAGCGGGTCTTCGACCAGCATGGGCAGACCATTGCCAAGGAGACATTGTCCAATACCTTGCGCTCTGGTACACTGACTGGAGAAGGTATTGATTGCAATGATCATATGGTGAGGTTGCAAGTAGAGAAGGATTAA
- a CDS encoding 2-hydroxyacyl-CoA dehydratase: MSTPFTKEMKKDYTILIPNMSPIHFNIAKEVFSNHGYNVVLLENQGPNVIREGLRYVHNDICYPAQLVIGQFIDAIKHGGYDTDKIALVITQTGGGCRASNYLFLLRKALEKCNLPHIPVISLNLKGMEKNPGFKITPFMLLQTYSAFIYGDLLMALSNQIRPYEVRKGEAEALVAKWTTFLSDCFAHNRGYIGWAMKRNLNRICAEFAEIETREEERIKVGIVGEIYMKYSPLGNNHLQEYLEEQGCEVMVPSMMGFLYYGADNAITDRAYYGGRFMSAKVTQFILRQLYKVEKMSRQAMMKSGKFTVPIPYTEMKKLDEGLLDYGVKMGEGWLLTAEMLDLVHSGYHNIVCTQPFGCLPNHICAKGMIRAVTERNKDANIVPIDYDPSATGVNQENRIKLMLAIAREKLGNQ; the protein is encoded by the coding sequence ATGAGCACACCGTTCACAAAAGAGATGAAGAAGGATTACACCATCCTGATCCCCAATATGAGCCCAATCCACTTCAATATCGCCAAGGAGGTGTTCTCCAACCATGGCTATAATGTGGTGCTTCTGGAGAACCAGGGCCCAAATGTTATCCGTGAAGGGCTTCGGTATGTCCACAATGACATCTGCTATCCTGCCCAGCTGGTAATCGGTCAGTTTATCGATGCCATCAAACATGGAGGCTACGATACTGATAAGATTGCCTTGGTCATCACCCAGACTGGGGGTGGTTGCAGGGCAAGCAACTACCTCTTCCTCCTTAGGAAGGCATTAGAAAAATGCAATCTTCCCCATATTCCCGTGATCAGTCTCAATCTCAAGGGAATGGAGAAGAACCCAGGCTTCAAGATAACTCCCTTTATGTTGCTGCAAACCTACAGTGCCTTTATTTATGGTGATCTTTTAATGGCACTCAGTAACCAGATACGCCCCTACGAGGTACGAAAAGGAGAGGCAGAGGCCCTGGTGGCCAAGTGGACCACCTTCCTTTCTGACTGTTTTGCCCATAACCGTGGATACATTGGATGGGCCATGAAGCGGAACCTCAACAGAATCTGTGCGGAGTTCGCTGAGATCGAGACGCGAGAAGAAGAACGTATCAAGGTAGGAATTGTTGGGGAGATCTATATGAAGTATTCTCCCTTGGGAAACAACCACCTCCAGGAATATCTTGAGGAACAGGGATGTGAGGTCATGGTTCCTTCCATGATGGGATTTCTCTATTATGGTGCGGACAATGCCATCACTGACCGGGCGTATTACGGGGGAAGATTTATGAGTGCGAAGGTCACCCAGTTCATACTTCGTCAGCTCTACAAGGTGGAGAAGATGAGCCGGCAAGCAATGATGAAAAGTGGCAAATTCACGGTTCCCATCCCCTACACCGAGATGAAGAAACTTGATGAAGGGCTGCTGGACTATGGGGTAAAGATGGGAGAAGGCTGGTTGCTTACCGCCGAGATGCTCGATCTTGTCCATAGTGGATACCACAATATTGTCTGCACCCAACCGTTTGGGTGTTTACCCAACCATATCTGTGCAAAGGGGATGATCAGGGCAGTGACAGAGCGGAATAAGGATGCCAATATCGTACCAATCGATTACGATCCTTCTGCAACAGGGGTGAATCAGGAGAACAGAATCAAGCTTATGCTTGCAATAGCACGCGAAAAGCTGGGAAATCAATAA
- the trpS gene encoding tryptophan--tRNA ligase, with translation METKQKRILTGDRTTGKLHLGHYVGSLKSRVELQHTYETFILLADVQALTTHFEDPELINSSIYDVAIDNLSVGLDPGKATLVQQSQITSIAELTVFYSMIVTVNQLRHNPTIKTEAKNYGYADLTYGFLGYPVSQTADITFCNADLVPVGEDQVPHIELARKIVRKFNDMYGTSIVEPQVKLSTVGRLAGLDGNAKMGKSMGNAIYLSDTPEAVWERVRNAVTDPARVTIKIPGTPEICNVYKYHCVFNEAEKDNIAEMCRTAQIGCVACKKRLNAVLNEMLDPIREKRAYYEAHRDEVRDLIIEGTRKANAIGNENIHAIKEKMHVLI, from the coding sequence TTGGAAACGAAACAGAAACGAATTCTAACCGGTGATAGGACAACAGGTAAACTGCACCTCGGCCACTATGTAGGATCTCTCAAGAGTCGGGTCGAGTTGCAACATACGTATGAGACATTCATTCTCCTCGCTGATGTACAGGCTCTTACCACCCATTTTGAAGATCCTGAGTTGATCAACAGCAGTATCTATGATGTGGCAATCGACAATCTCTCTGTGGGATTGGATCCAGGGAAAGCCACCCTGGTACAACAGTCACAGATCACTTCCATTGCTGAACTGACTGTTTTCTATTCAATGATTGTAACGGTAAACCAACTCCGTCATAATCCTACGATCAAGACAGAGGCAAAGAACTACGGGTATGCAGACCTAACCTATGGTTTTCTTGGATATCCTGTGAGCCAGACTGCTGACATTACCTTCTGTAACGCAGATTTGGTACCGGTAGGGGAAGACCAGGTTCCGCATATTGAGCTTGCCCGTAAGATTGTCAGGAAGTTCAATGATATGTATGGAACCAGTATTGTTGAGCCTCAGGTCAAGCTCAGTACTGTAGGCAGATTGGCTGGACTGGACGGGAATGCAAAGATGGGTAAGAGCATGGGCAATGCAATCTACCTCTCGGATACACCAGAGGCAGTATGGGAGCGGGTACGCAATGCTGTTACCGATCCTGCGCGTGTTACGATCAAGATTCCCGGTACTCCAGAAATCTGTAATGTGTACAAGTACCACTGTGTGTTCAATGAGGCGGAAAAGGACAATATTGCTGAAATGTGCAGAACTGCTCAGATTGGTTGTGTCGCCTGTAAGAAACGACTCAATGCAGTACTCAACGAGATGTTGGATCCCATCCGTGAAAAGCGTGCCTACTATGAAGCCCATCGCGATGAGGTAAGAGACCTTATCATTGAAGGGACCCGTAAGGCAAATGCTATCGGTAATGAGAACATCCATGCCATCAAGGAGAAGATGCACGTCCTAATCTGA